The window agaaaacataatCCTTATTTTCCTCGTAACTGTCAGATAATCAGTTGGCGGAGTGAATCTTAAGCAATTACCTGATCAGGCGAGAAAAGCCCCGGAGAATCGGGCAGACCAGCAGAGTCCTTAAGCTCGGACGCCGTCGGAGGAACAGCCACGGGCGACGTCATAGCGCCGGCGAGGAGCTGAGAAAAAGACTTGCAGTCATCGGAATCGGAGAAGAAGCTCGAGACAAGGGTCATGGGCCCTGGGCTAAACCCGAGTCCCAAACCCGGCCCACCGCTTAAGAGCGACTCCATAGAGGTCCGTGGCGGCAGATTAATAGTGGGCCGCAACGGAAAAGCTTTAGATTTCAACGGCGACGGCACCGACGACGGTGGCAGCTTATCTTCATCGTCACCCATAGAAGCAAATTTCGAAAGGCAACCGAAAATTTCAGGTTCTGGGTTTGGGTGTCGGGATCTGAAACTGAgctgaaagagaaaaacaaagtcaACGCCGCAATgcacgaaaaagaaaaagggtaattaaattaatccaaagaagaaatttcGTAATTCCCTTTTTGTTTCCATGTTCTAAAAATCTCACAGCTTATACCTCTGATTGGACAACACAAGTACGCCTCCACATTGAGGCCACAAATATGACAATTTTGACctcaaaaatatcttcttttgtttttttttttcttaattcacCCACAAACACTCTAGGAAGCATATGAACAATGGGATTGGCCTAGTGGATTGGAGGGAGAATCTAATGGCAGGTCTTTGCTAGCCTCTAAGCTAGGCAATGAGTCGAGGAGTTGACCAATATGCACTTCCCACTATCTTATTATCAATACTACATCGTGAATGGTAGTAAAAATTAGGGAATAAGGTGGTGTGTACCTCAACTTGATTAGTACTTGGTATCGAGCTCAACAGATTACTTGTCGCACACTCTTTGATTGTGCCTCCTTAGCTCGGTTACCTTAGATAAGCCTCATCAGGGACTAGATTGTATGAGTGATTCACGTTGTCTAGATAATCAATGTGGACTACGTGCCTATAGGTTcttaatcattccccataaagtCCTATGTTATCAAATCTCTATAATTgcataaaatttcatgaatatatcaaagattatttacaataattttaattatcaacTATTccaaaagtaattaaattataacttttattttattttatttattattattatttttcagcGGGTGAGATGCAGTTGGGCACAACGCAACACGACAGCCAAGATTAAGCTGTGGATtaccttttaaaatatcaaccaCCACCACCCACTCGCAGGACTGAGGGTGAAATTGTAATTTTCATGAGAGGAGAAGGACAAAGTCGGAATAGATTCAAGATATAGGCACATAGTGGTTCTTATATGGCCAGCTGGCAACAAATCAATGGATGCGGTGGTGAGGTCGAATTAATGTTCCTTGGATTTTGAAGGAAGAGGCTAACGTCGTAGGGCCCACGGGGATGGaaaaaaatgcaacaaaatGCCAAGtcattttcctatttatttaaccactttcattctcaagttcattaaaaaaataaacaataaattgtttttctgttcATAGTATTAATTNaaaaaaaaaaaaaaaaaaaaaaaaaaaaaaaaaaaaaaaaaaatacgattgataccatattttaaaaatactcacttcaaacttttaaaattttaaaaagtatttttaaaaccgtaCAAAGTTTTTTACCTGTATGGACCTggctttctttcattttctggctttctttcattttcttttatatcgGTACTACGCGCGGCGTCGTACACAGCAAATATATGAACAGTGTGTATCTAATTGAAGTCcccaaaagaaaacataaaatcaaGTTTCAAAAGACCAACAAAGAAGATCTGTAATGTGACAATAGAACAAAGTAGAAACCCCTAATggcaaataaatattatacttCATCAGAAACCATGAACCTATTATCATCCTACAACTCTTAAACAACCATAGCAGCTATGAAGTTTACATAAAGAAGACTAGCCAAGAAACAACTCTTGATTCAAACAGCAACAAGGAGGCCAAAAAATTTGCTGCTTTCTATTCATCAAAAGAATCTATTTTGGGCCAATGTCCTTGAGAGCGCAGATTTGCTCCTCTCCCATTGAAGACATGACAGTCACAATCAGATCCTTCCCCTCCGCAAAGCCATCCTTGATCTGCATGAGCCACAAGGTACAACACAATCaatcttcaaaattatgcCACTCATAGCCTATGGCAGCTATTGTTCTTCCGAATAAGACCCCAACGTGCAAGGAACGGAAAACTTGCAGatgaacataaaattattcataaaataacTCCTTAATCAGCCCCCTAGAGGTTAGTACTAAGCACAAGATATCAAATATTAGACACTCCTAGAGGTTAGTACTAAGCACAAGATATCAATATTAGACACTCATATAATTAGATTTGATCTTTATATAGAAAAGCTCCAAAGGTGATTGGTTTGGAATCATGGGTTCTTCTTCTATCTATCAATTATGTGAAATTCTTGTTAGTTAATCATCGACATACTATATCATCGACGTTTTAACACATTTTCGCTAGAAATCCAAACCCATAAGCATAATAAAGGAGGGGGTAGTAAAAATAGTCAGCCATCCACATTTAGAACTCCAAACAAGTACCGGATAATATACTGTAAGGAGTGGAGGAAATAAATAGTTTCGGCCTAACAAGCAATGTGGTCTTCACAAGGCAATTAAAGACAAATTGAACACAGCAGGACAAGAAAATGTCAACAGCCAATAAGAAAATCGTACCTGGGACAGCAGACTCTCATCCGATGGAAGCCTCAGGTCATCCTTGGTGTTACCACTGTCCGTCAGCAGGCTAATCTGGTAAGTTTTCATTGAAATTAGAATTAGCTGCAGTACTCAAAATGGATGGATGAGTAAGTGAAACTGAGACAAAGATCTAAAGAAAGAGAATTTGATCATACAAATCCATCCTCAGAGATATCAATGAGCTGGTAGTCAGTACGGTTGACATGGGGAACCTGTGTTTTACGATTACAAGAATCAGAAATCATAAACTTGCACAAACAAACCTAACCTGCTGGAAAAGTATAAAacggaaaggaaaaagaatctTCATACATCACAGTTGTGTGAAGAGGGGACGATATCTTCAAGCTTTTTAGAAGTGAAAATGTCAATGGCAACAAAGTGGCATTTAGCATGTCCATGCTTTCCCGTCTTTGAGGTTGAAACCTCAACAACCTACAAAACAGCAATGCATAAGTCTTTGGCCAAGATTGCTAATTGAAGAACATAAATACAacataacaaataatatgCAGAAACCACGAAAGACAAAAGCCCTAGAGAGAAACAGATCGAAATATGGTAGCTTCAACCGATTCATTCGTTTCATTCTAGCAAACATGTGAtctatggaaaaaaaaatctaaaagtaaaatcatagaaaatcaaagaaacacAATTAACCGAAAATCACAGAACAAGATTGAATACAGAATAACCCTTGAAAAAGCTATATTAATAGGGCAACAAGAATAGGAAAATTGAAGCAGAAGATATAACGCATAGATATCACATGTTAAACAAGAATTACATGGATAGATGGGGCAAAGGATCGGAGCGAATTGAGGAATAAGAATGAAAACGAAATAAACCTTGCAAGGCCTGCCCTTGATGACTATGTAACCATTCTTACGGATGGTTCCAGCCTGCTGCGGAAAAGTCTTGGAAGCTCCCGCGTCGGCCTTCGACTCAAAGTGGTGCTCCTCGTCCGACATGGCTCTGTATGAGAAAAGGTGCGAAGAGGAGAGTAGACAGAAAACTAATTAGGCTCAGAGACGTGCGCCAGAGGGGGCAGACGAAAAGATGCGAATTTATAGGCACGagaaaaacgaagaagaaaaaagggaagtGAGAATCCTAGGGTTTCAAACATCAAAAACGCAAATAAATACCTTAGTCATAGGATTATAAGATGAACCGTCCAAATTGATTTGACAAATATTAGATTACATTTTAATAACGTTATAGAACATTTATtcgattaattaaatatttacattttttaaaccattaatattaattaaaaaaacatggagTACTACTAGTGGACCAGCGGCGGAATGGTAGTCTTCGAACTTTGGTTCAAAAGGTTGCATCGGCTTGGACAGAATTTTTATAGGTCGCGTAGGCTAAAACTAGAATGATCAATGGTTAAAGAGATCCATGGCGGAATGTGGGCTTAATTTATCGGCCAACATACTAACGAGGGATGGATGAAAGTCCcccatcgactaatttagggaatgatcatgggtttataagagagtaatactaactccattggtacgaggtattttagggaagcccaatgaaaagtcatgagagcttatgctcaaagtggacaatatatcattgtggagagtctaTTCATTCTAACAACGTGAAGGTAGTGCAATTCACTCCAGATTTGAAAGTTGCGTATTCGATTCCAAACCTTTTCCATCGTATATCCATGTAGAAATAGAACTAGAATGACATATTGGTAAGGGATCCGTTGTGCAATGGTAGTgtgtctgactccagatcagaaggttgcgtgttcgattaacgtcgggttcaaattcttgtttcattccttcttttgataatacgattcttccaaatttaacaATTTCCATTGGGATTGGGCTTAAATTATAGGCCATCTAGCACTAAAACTAGACTAACATGTTGGTAAGTGATCCGTAGCacaatggtagcgcgtctgactccatATCAGAAGGTtacgtgttcgattcacgtcgggttcaaattcttgtttcccACTTTTTCTAGCATTCCTTCTTTCAATAATACGAATCTTCCGANgctttccttcttttgataataCGGATCTTCCAAATTTAAGGGTTTCCATTGTATATTGGGATTGGGCTTAAATTATAGGCCACGTAGCACTAGAACTAGACTCACATATTGGAAAGGGATCCGTGGCGTAATGGTAGCNAACAAGGAGGCCAAAAAATTTGCTGCTTTCTATTCATCAAAAGAATCTATTTTGGGCCAATGTCCTTGAGAGCGCAGATTTGCTCCTCTCCCATTGAAGACATGACAGTCACAATCAGATCCTTCCCCTCCGCAAAGCCATCCTTGATCTGCATGAGCCACAAGGTACAACACAATCaatcttcaaaattatgcCACTCATAGCCTATGGCAGCTATTGTTCTTCCGAATAAGACCCCAACGTGCAAGGAACGGAAAACTTGCAGatgaacataaaattattcataaaataacTCCTTAATCAGCCCCCTAGAGGTTAGTACTAAGCACAAGATATCAAATATTAGACACTCCTAGAGGTTAGTACTAAGCACAAGATATCAATATTAGACACTCATATAATTAGATTTGATCTTTATATAGAAAAGCTCCAAAGGTGATTGGTTTGGAATCATGGGTTCTTCTTCTATCTATCAATTATGTGAAATTCTTGTTAGTTAATCATCGACATACTATATCATCGACGTTTTAACACATTTTCGCTAGAAATCCAAACCCATAAGCATAATAAAGGAGGGGGTAGTAAAAATAGTCAGCCATCCACATTTAGAACTCCAAACAAGTACCGGATAATATACTGTAAGGAGTGGAGGAAATAAATAGTTTCGGCCTAACAAGCAATGTGGTCTTCACAAGGCAATTAAAGACAAATTGAACACAGCAGGACAAGAAAATGTCAACAGCCAATAAGAAAATCGTACCTGGGACAGCAGACTCTCATCCGATGGAAGCCTCAGGTCATCCTTGGTGTTACCACTGTCCGTCAGCAGGCTAATCTGGTAAGTTTTCATTGAAATTAGAATTAGCTGCAGTACTCAAAATGGATGGATGAGTAAGTGAAACTGAGACAAAGATCTAAAGAAAGAGAATTTGATCATACAAATCCATCCTCAGAGATATCAATGAGCTGGTAGTCAGTACGGTTGACATGGGGAACCTGTGTTTTACGATTACAAGAATCAGAAATCATAAACTTGCACAAACAAACCTAACCTGCTGGAAAAGTATAAAacggaaaggaaaaagaatctTCATACATCACAGTTGTGTGAAGAGGGGACGATATCTTCAAGCTTTTTAGAAGTGAAAATGTCAATGGCAACAAAGTGGCATTTAGCATGTCCATGCTTTCCCGTCTTTGAGGTTGAAACCTCAACAACCTACAAAACAGCAATGCATAAGTCTTTGGCCAAGATTGCTAATTGAAGAACATAAATACAacataacaaataatatgCAGAAACCACGAAAGACAAAAGCCCTAGAGAGAAACAGATCGAAATATGGTAGCTTCAACCGATTCATTCGTTTCATTCTAGCAAACATGTGAtctatggaaaaaaaaatctaaaagtaaaatcatagaaaatcaaagaaacacAATTAACCGAAAATCACAGAACAAGATTGAATACAGAATAACCCTTGAAAAAGCTATATTAATAGGGCAACAAGAATAGGAAAATTGAAGCAGAAGATATAACGCATAGATATCACATGTTAAACAAGAATTACATGGATAGATGGGGCAAAGGATCGGAGCGAATTGAGGAATAAGAATGAAAACGAAATAAACCTTGCAAGGCCTGCCCTTGATGACTATGTAACCATTCTTACGGATGGTTCCAGCCTGCTGCGGAAAAGTCTTGGAAGCTCCCGCGTCGGCCTTCGACTCAAAGTGGTGCTCCTCGTCCGACATGGCTCTGTATGAGAAAAGGTGCGAAGAGGAGAGTAGACAGAAAACTAATTAGGCTCAGAGACGTGCGCCAGAGGGGGCAGACGAAAAGATGCGAATTTATAGGCACGagaaaaacgaagaagaaaaaagggaagtGAGAATCCTAGGGTTTCAAACATCAAAAACGCAAATAAATACCTTAGTCATAGGATTATAAGATGAACCGTCCAAATTGATTTGACAAATATTAGATTACATTTTAATAACGTTATAGAACATTTATtcgattaattaaatatttacattttttaaaccattaatattaattaaaaaaacatggagTACTACTAGTGGACCAGCGGCGGAATGGTAGTCTTCGAACTTTGGTTCAAAAGGTTGCATCGGCTTGGACAGAATTTTTATAGGTCGCGTAGGCTAAAACTAGAATGATCAATGGTTAAAGAGATCCATGGCGGAATGTGGGCTTAATTTATCGGCCAACATACTAACGAGGGATGGATGAAAGTCCcccatcgactaatttagggaatgatcatgggtttataagagagtaatactaactccattggtacgaggtattttagggaagcccaatgaaaagtcatgagagcttatgctcaaagtggacaatatatcattgtggagagtctaTTCATTCTAACAACGTGAAGGTAGTGCAATTCACTCCAGATTTGAAAGTTGCGTATTCGATTCCAAACCTTTTCCATCGTATATCCATGTAGAAATAGAACTAGAATGACATATTGGTAAGGGATCCGTTGTGCAATGGTAGTgtgtctgactccagatcagaaggttgcgtgttcgattaacgtcgggttcaaattcttgtttcattccttcttttgataatacgattcttccaaatttaacaATTTCCATTGGGATTGGGCTTAAATTATAGGCCATCTAGCACTAAAACTAGACTAACATGTTGGTAAGTGATCCGTAGCacaatggtagcgcgtctgactccatATCAGAAGGTtacgtgttcgattcacgtcgggttcaaattcttgtttcccACTTTTTCTAGCATTCCTTCTTTCAATAATACGAATCTTCCGAATTTAACAGTTTCCATTGTATATTGGGATTGGGCTTAAATTATAGGCCACGTAGCACTAGAACTAGACTCACATATTGGAAAGGGATCCGTGGCGTAATGGTAGCGCGaatgactccagatcagaaggttgcgtgttcgattcacgtcgggttcaaattcttgtttccaACTTTTTCTAGCATTCCTTCATTTTGATAATACgaatcttccaaatttaacGGTTTCCATTCTATATTGGGATTGGGCTTAAATTATAGGCAACGTAGCACTAGAACTAGACTGACATATTGGTAAGGGATCCGTGGtgcaatggtagcgcgtctgactccagatcagaaggttgcgtgttcgattcac is drawn from Cucurbita pepo subsp. pepo cultivar mu-cu-16 chromosome LG09, ASM280686v2, whole genome shotgun sequence and contains these coding sequences:
- the LOC111801932 gene encoding eukaryotic translation initiation factor 5A-4-like, which produces MSDEEHHFESKADAGASKTFPQQAGTIRKNGYIVIKGRPCKVVEVSTSKTGKHGHAKCHFVAIDIFTSKKLEDIVPSSHNCDVPHVNRTDYQLIDISEDGFISLLTDSGNTKDDLRLPSDESLLSQIKDGFAEGKDLIVTVMSSMGEEQICALKDIGPK